The following DNA comes from Neofelis nebulosa isolate mNeoNeb1 chromosome 3, mNeoNeb1.pri, whole genome shotgun sequence.
TTTCAGAATTGCTGCTTTTATTAAGATGGGATTTGGTAGACTATATGAAAGTAAGGCTATGTTGGAACGGATTATTCTGAGCTTGATAATTCAGCTAATTCAATGTAGAGAAAACTTTAATTGTGAAATTATCAACTAGAAAAATTTCCTACTTTGTTACATGACTGAGGCTGCGAttgtattttagtttcttttaaaaaacaaagataaccAAAATTACTCATACCCTCTAATTtctggtagtttgtatgtttgaGAGTCTGAAATTTAATTCAGAATATTCTATTATGCTTTTGGACATATGTGGCATAGAATCTAAAATGTGATACGATTTAGAGGTGTCTAATGTAATTGTTCTCAAGATTAGAATCTCTGCTAGTCTTTGCAATTAGGCTCTTTAAAGTCACTTGCTCCTTTTGGAAGAagttataacttttatttctctctgattTTATTCTGTGCAGcatcattaaattaaatttttcccCTTTTGCTTGTGCAATACAAAGGTCTTTTAGCCTAATCACAGCATTTGTCTTATACCACTGCAACCTGCCTGTTAACAGAAATCAAAGTTTTGCTAATttctattcttaaaatgttttagccAGTTATTGGAAGAATTCTTTATGTAGACATTGGTGCTTTTTGTAAATGAGGACACTTATATTGtggcagtgtttttctttttttgttggtgATACCTGCATTAAATtaaataaggtaagaaaaaaaaagatactgaattTGGGGAATTTTGTTCTTCTTGTCAGGATTGAAAAACTTTTCCTGGAGTAGTTGGCGGGAGATATGTGTCTAATGCTGTAAatacttgtgtgtgtaagaaaaaaaaggtcattttaggatgtcatttttatcttttaaaccaAACATTCTGCCCTTAAATCGTTTCTTTGTAATTGTAAGCACCTACTACTTGctttgaaaatgttcttaaaaatcaGAACATTTTTCCCTGgagaataaattcatttttattatggaaaaaaatcatatatttgtctgaACCACTTAGTATTACAGTGAGTTTGTTTTACATCTACAGGAAGAGATCAGTAAAAGATACAGTGTAGGTTGAAAGAGTAGAGATGATTTCAGAACTGATAAGATCaaagtttatatttctaaaacaaaactatttttactAGGGAATTTTTACCAGGGAATCTGAGAACTTAAGCCTCTTTTGTGGAGTGAATTAAGCATCAGAGCCCTGAGTATCTTCCTTGTTTCTCATCCATCTATGCTGTCTTCCCGATCATCCCTCCATACACTCCTTCCCCCATGCAAACTTCTTCCTCAgatctttaaaattcctttttttaggACATTTTTGTCTACATCTCTCATTCATggatttttcaataaattaaaaactggactaattcaaagaataaattttaaatatcaaaggGTAATATTGATATATATTCTGTACCTGTGCCTCATCATTTGCATATCTAAGGGAGTATGTGGGAGacaatataaaaaagacaaaccagaCCAGTTCCAGCATTGGGATGCTTTCAGTTTtactaattgttttatttttaatcggTTATTTCCTTGCATTAAAAAGGAACCTTTGTTAATTTAGTTGAAGTGTTGAAACGAGTACTTTGGATTGTTACCTTAGAAAAGCAGAGGGAGTAATGTACTTTTCCTGTATGTAAATTCTTGAAACAGTAATTTTTCTTTGGTCATAAAAATGGtatcaaaaccttttttttttttttttttaaattgcctatAAGCAGCTTCCGAATAATTCTGGGAATTTGATAAAAAGTGATCTTAGTTATGGCATTTATAACTAAGCCAtctaaaaaattgaaataatttataaatttggatTGTTCATATCACCATTTACTGGGGAAAAGGAGTATTGCTATAACCGTTTTATTCTGTTTTGGTATGGTTGATTTAATTgctaagtttttattatttaaagcttGAAGAGGacaaagaattgaaagaaaactttcaacTGATCATGTTAACTATGCAGAAAAGATCCATAAATATTGCCTTCTTCACActgagtgtattttttaaaattatggtgtaagaaagcaaatctcttaatttttaatgcgaaataatttttttctatttcaaaaactAGGATCAAAATCTTTTCTTCCACacaaaatctgttcttttttttttttcaagtgtgaaAAAAGATATTACTTTAAGTCTCAAAATCTACAGAACAAACAATATTATAGTTGGGTAAAATTAGTATTGTCTATTTTCCGAGGATGGGGGGGGCTTGTATGGTTAAATCGACAAAATGTGCTGTATTTGTAAATTTTGCAAATTAGAGTTCAAATGAGAGCTTCTTGCATTTAGTTCCTCAAGTTCACATCTTTAGATTGTAAATTACAAATTGTGATCTCACCTGCCTTCATTTAAGAACAATCCACAGTCAATTACAAtgtaaagtaatatttttattactgttttcaacaAGACTGCTTTAGGGTGAGGGTAGAGGTGCAAGAAAGGGAAGGGCACAGTCTGACATTGGCACTGAGATACATTTAACATcagcaaaactttttttaaaagagaaattttacatataattaaatactttttctcACTTGGTGACAACATTCAGGCAacccaaaacaaaatgaaatgagagggagagaaagaaagaagatgagagagagaggagaaaggagttgggggagagaaggaaaaagggagaaactACTATACATTGATTTGAAAATGTACCTTGGGTTTCATTTTGTGGTGGCAAAGCCCGATTGCTTCTTTTGTGTGACCTTTTAAATTCACATTGTTTGGAAGAAAAACGATCACTTTTGTGCAAGAatgtgattttgtttgtttggttggctGGTTTGctctctttttgtttgcttgctaaTTAACGAAGGTCTTGTGACTGCTTCCTGTTTCTTTCAGGTGGCTTACATAAAAGTTTGTGTCCGGAGTTTCTGCTGTTTGTCTCTGTgagttgtgtgtgtttgtgtacgaGAGCACTCCCGTTTGTGTCGCTTTTCAAGCAGTCCCCAGCACCCTATAGTTTGTCCAGGCTTTTGGGATTGGTGAGAATTTCCCTGGCCAACCTCCAGGTCTGCTTGGCAGCGCTCTCCAGGGCCGAATGGGGCTTGCCCTGAAAAAGGTCGAGGTTGGGCAGAAAGTAGTGAGGGCAGCGGCGGCACTGCAGGCAGGAGATGAGCTGCAGCAGGATGCCGTTGAGCCGATCGCCGAGGCACGCCTCGTCCCAGTCCGTTTCCCGCGGGTGTTTCTCGCACTCGTACAGCAGCAGCGTCTTCATGTGGTAGTTATTGAGCGGCTGGCCCGGCAGCTCCAGGTGGCGATCCCGCAGCGTCTTCAACACCGAGAGACACTTGTTTCGGCAGCCGCCCATCAGCAGGCGGTTCTCAGCCTCCCCGAACTGGAGCACCCAGGCATCGCTCTCCGCGGAGCTCTGCTTGCCGGTCAGTGAGTAGCATTCCTTCGACAGCAAGTTGAACCCTTCGGCCTTGACCTCCGCTACCCGATTGGGGCCAGGCCAGGGGATATGGGGCATAGGCCACTGTGCCGCACTGCGAGGCCAGATACCGGTGCACTTGAACGCAGGGGTGATTTGCACCACGTAGCGCTCCCTGATGCGCAACTTGACCTCGCTGGTGTCCGCGATCATCTTGACCACATCTCGATAGCTGCACTTGTCCACTGCCTGAGCCACCAGGGTCTGGAAACGCGAGCGGATCTTGCGCGCCGAGAGGTAGCCGGACGCAGTGATGAACTCGACCCAGAGAGACATGCTCCGCTTCCGCCCATCACTCAGTTTGAGCACCGCGCAGCCGGGCAGGGAGCCGTCGTCTACGAAGTTGAAGACGCCCATCTGGTTTAGGTAGAGCACCACCTCGAATTCCGTGGGCGAGATGACCTCCAGCCCCTCGTAGCGGGCGTCGATCTCGCTCAGGGAGCTGATGAAGCGAGGCTCCTGCACCTCCACTTCCTTTAGCACGTCCGAGACCACCTTACAGACCTCTCGGATGGTCTTGGCGATGGCCGCCTTGCGCGCTTGGCAGCGCTCAGTGTAGTATTTATTGAGCTGGTAAACCAGCTTGGCCTGAGCGGCGATCATGTTGGGGCACAGGTCCGGGCTATACACCGGCGTCTCGCAATACGTTGAGGGATCCAAGGCTCACGCAGTGGTGGTGGCCCTGCGGCTTGCGAAAGAGGCGTCGCGCTTCCCCTAAGCCCCACTTTCACTCTTGTTGTCCACCTGGGCTGACCGGCTGAAACAACGGCCGGCTTCTCGCTCTTTCCCCTCTTTCGAAACCTTTTTGCTTCTCCaggcagaaggggggggggggtgaaaggtaatctttgaagaagaaaagtaCCTGCTGGGACTTTTTTGCTCGATGTGTAAAATAAAGATGTGCTTGTGAGAGAgatgaaggggaggggagaaaaagagaaggggtgACAGAAAAAATCAGGTTACCAAGAGGTTAGGCTTAGATGTCTGCAGCCGAGATTGCCCGGAAATCTGGAAATGAGGTCTTTTAAGTgccaaagtaaatttaaaaataaaagcgaAACATTCAGTGTTTCATTCTTAAAACTTCTCCCACAGGCTGGTAGGACTTCTTAGCGTAGGTGAGTGCCTTTCTCCTCACCCTCCCCCAAATGGAAGGTGAAGGACGTAATTAAGGTCCAGAGAGCAGCGAAGTGCAGCTCAGTCCTCGGCACACTTGGAGGTTTGCAGACGCTCCGCACTCTCAGCGTGATGGTCTGGTCTCTTCTCAGGGGGTCGTGTTGTAGCggttttcctcttttcctacTGGAGGCGTTGTTTGgactgggtttgtttgtttgcagtgGGTTCTTGTCTTTCTCTAGGTGCACACCGCTGGAAGTTGTTTGATATTCATTTCTGCTTCGTAATTTATAATTTTGGCCCTCACAAAATAGATTTTAGTGTGACGAAGTCGTTGCTTGCGTTGCATCTGGGGTTTAGTTATAAGGATTCAaggctttttcttctcctccccctttaGGTTGCTTGTGCAGATTCCACTTTCTGA
Coding sequences within:
- the MAB21L2 gene encoding protein mab-21-like 2 yields the protein MIAAQAKLVYQLNKYYTERCQARKAAIAKTIREVCKVVSDVLKEVEVQEPRFISSLSEIDARYEGLEVISPTEFEVVLYLNQMGVFNFVDDGSLPGCAVLKLSDGRKRSMSLWVEFITASGYLSARKIRSRFQTLVAQAVDKCSYRDVVKMIADTSEVKLRIRERYVVQITPAFKCTGIWPRSAAQWPMPHIPWPGPNRVAEVKAEGFNLLSKECYSLTGKQSSAESDAWVLQFGEAENRLLMGGCRNKCLSVLKTLRDRHLELPGQPLNNYHMKTLLLYECEKHPRETDWDEACLGDRLNGILLQLISCLQCRRCPHYFLPNLDLFQGKPHSALESAAKQTWRLAREILTNPKSLDKL